A window of the Cystobacter fuscus genome harbors these coding sequences:
- a CDS encoding ATP-binding protein has protein sequence MDLVEDARMTRKTLLDAQRLTAHAVAVQVTESFEAAIDLGWALANDPLVRTLNPELLDAHLLKLTGHHTRFSSVGVYDARGHNRGWGDPEMPAEPRLWIGDRPFFQKVMATNTPVVSEVIELKRPVRTALIVAVPIRDARGQPIGVVDVVMETHLLAQRYLSARHHSQQEILLVDPAGRLAFHTHSPTLSFEHGLSFASFPPLHAALEGRPVRIDHATDPLTQEDILGAFVPTPRYGWAVGVMASRESAMAPLTQRLYLKLGAVVGIAMFSGMLAVVLSRRQTRPVRQLQSLAHALGQGDMARRAHIQTGDEMEELGEAFNQMAIHIAQRQREVDALRAEAEDHARQLAAIIASVPDAILLASPDGRLFDANPAGRRLLGVTEHTQLEVLLTDHLQRSWIRHPDGRPLTQEELPLSRALRGETFSDLELRMRSLTGEEYLVSVNGAPVRDATGRIILGEVVLHDITERKKIEEERARLLAREQALARIGQALVREVELERITSVASEQCRQALGADAVGLWLAHPDPTRFTRVAAHGFSSASREDVEELPLCELPPGTIQDEEIQLIDAHGGGDVSFPGHALAKREGFASVVLIPLHSRGRLVGVLACFSREPLELSTSEREFHTTVGQLVAVAIEKARLFQEVREALRLREEFMSAAAHELKTPVTTLQTWADILTWKEPGSERQRKGLAAISRGARRLGRLVEHLFTALRMAPGLTKLERDRVDLRALLAEHVASLSRSTDHPIHLVAEETPIIEADRQRMGEVLAHLLENALRYSPPARPIEVRLGCAGNEAVVSIHDHGPGIPLERQPHVFEPLYEPLPSGAPGYAGMAGLGLHLSARIIEAHGGRIWLESAPGEGTTFCFSLPLHGVEGTRHANA, from the coding sequence GTGGATCTCGTCGAGGACGCGCGGATGACGCGCAAGACGCTCCTGGACGCCCAACGCCTCACGGCCCATGCCGTCGCCGTGCAGGTCACCGAGTCCTTCGAGGCGGCGATCGATCTGGGCTGGGCACTGGCCAATGATCCCCTCGTGCGCACACTCAACCCCGAGCTGCTGGATGCGCACCTGCTGAAGCTCACGGGGCACCACACCCGCTTCAGCTCGGTCGGGGTCTACGACGCCCGGGGCCACAACCGCGGCTGGGGGGATCCGGAGATGCCCGCCGAGCCCCGGCTCTGGATTGGAGACCGGCCCTTCTTCCAGAAGGTGATGGCCACCAACACGCCCGTCGTCTCGGAGGTGATCGAGCTGAAGCGGCCCGTGCGCACGGCGTTGATCGTCGCCGTGCCGATCCGCGACGCCCGGGGACAGCCCATCGGCGTGGTGGACGTGGTGATGGAGACCCACCTGCTGGCCCAACGCTATCTCTCCGCCCGACACCACTCCCAACAGGAGATCCTCCTGGTGGACCCCGCCGGCCGGCTGGCCTTCCACACCCACTCCCCCACCCTGTCGTTCGAGCACGGCCTGTCCTTCGCCTCGTTCCCCCCGCTGCACGCGGCGCTCGAGGGCCGCCCCGTGCGGATCGACCATGCCACGGACCCGCTCACCCAGGAGGACATCCTGGGGGCCTTCGTGCCCACGCCCCGCTATGGCTGGGCCGTGGGGGTGATGGCCTCGCGCGAGTCCGCGATGGCCCCGCTCACCCAGCGGCTGTACCTGAAGCTGGGCGCCGTCGTCGGCATCGCGATGTTCAGCGGCATGCTGGCCGTGGTGCTGTCGCGCCGCCAGACGCGGCCCGTGCGTCAGCTCCAGTCGCTCGCCCATGCCCTGGGCCAGGGGGACATGGCCCGGCGCGCCCACATCCAGACGGGCGACGAGATGGAGGAGCTCGGCGAGGCCTTCAACCAGATGGCCATCCACATCGCCCAACGCCAGCGCGAAGTGGACGCCCTGCGCGCCGAGGCCGAGGACCATGCCCGGCAACTCGCCGCCATCATCGCCAGCGTGCCGGATGCCATCCTCCTGGCCAGTCCGGACGGTCGGCTGTTCGACGCCAATCCCGCCGGACGGCGGCTGCTGGGCGTCACGGAGCACACCCAGCTGGAGGTGCTGCTGACCGACCACCTCCAGCGCTCGTGGATCCGCCACCCCGATGGTCGCCCCCTGACCCAGGAGGAGCTGCCCTTGAGTCGCGCGTTGCGGGGGGAGACCTTCTCGGACCTGGAGCTGCGCATGCGCTCGCTCACGGGCGAGGAGTACCTCGTGAGCGTCAACGGGGCGCCGGTGCGCGACGCCACCGGGCGGATCATCCTCGGCGAGGTCGTCCTCCACGACATCACCGAGCGCAAGAAGATCGAGGAGGAGCGGGCCCGGCTCCTGGCGCGAGAGCAGGCCCTGGCCCGTATCGGGCAGGCCCTGGTGCGAGAGGTGGAGCTCGAGCGCATCACCTCCGTGGCCAGCGAGCAGTGCCGCCAGGCGCTCGGCGCGGACGCCGTCGGGCTGTGGCTGGCGCACCCGGATCCCACCCGCTTCACCCGGGTGGCCGCCCATGGCTTCTCGTCGGCGAGCCGCGAGGACGTGGAGGAGCTGCCCCTGTGCGAGCTGCCACCCGGGACCATCCAGGACGAGGAGATCCAGCTCATCGACGCCCATGGCGGAGGAGACGTGTCCTTCCCGGGCCACGCACTGGCGAAGCGGGAAGGCTTCGCCAGCGTGGTGCTCATTCCCCTGCACTCGCGCGGACGGCTGGTGGGCGTCCTGGCCTGCTTCTCCCGGGAGCCGCTGGAGCTGTCCACGAGCGAGCGCGAGTTCCACACCACCGTGGGCCAGCTCGTCGCCGTGGCCATCGAGAAGGCCCGGCTGTTCCAGGAGGTGCGCGAGGCCCTGCGGCTGCGCGAGGAGTTCATGTCGGCGGCGGCCCACGAGCTGAAGACGCCGGTGACCACGCTCCAGACGTGGGCGGACATCCTCACCTGGAAGGAGCCGGGCTCCGAGCGCCAGCGCAAGGGGCTCGCCGCCATCTCCCGGGGGGCCCGGCGGCTGGGACGGCTCGTGGAGCACCTGTTCACGGCCCTGCGGATGGCACCGGGTCTGACGAAGCTGGAGCGGGACCGGGTGGACCTGCGCGCCCTGCTGGCCGAGCATGTCGCCAGCCTGTCGCGCAGCACGGATCACCCCATCCACCTCGTCGCCGAGGAGACGCCCATCATCGAGGCGGACCGCCAGCGCATGGGCGAGGTGCTGGCACACCTGCTGGAGAACGCCCTGCGCTACTCACCACCCGCCCGTCCCATCGAGGTCCGGCTGGGATGCGCGGGCAACGAGGCCGTGGTGTCGATCCACGACCACGGCCCCGGCATTCCCCTCGAGCGCCAGCCCCATGTCTTCGAGCCGCTCTACGAGCCCCTGCCCTCCGGGGCGCCGGGCTACGCGGGCATGGCCGGACTGGGGCTGCACCTGAGCGCGCGCATCATCGAGGCACATGGTGGCCGCATCTGGCTGGAGAGCGCCCCCGGCGAGGGCACCACGTTCTGCTTCAGCCTGCCGCTCCACGGAGTGGAGGGCACGCGGCACGCCAACGCCTGA
- a CDS encoding metallophosphoesterase, translating into MSSHPPPLGRLQVLTILFVAVIQLPAVLWACGVTHSPLPALGAVLVSLPYLRHLQTPWQSTSPARMAYLTLGWWSACLVFGVLLLPATLAIHAGLPRAWVWGGCGVIALAMGAHSVLGRPRLRRLVVRVEGLAPELDGYRIGQISDVHCGPYVPESRVATWVARLNALDVDLMSVTGDLITQGSSHVEAVSRALGGLRARDGVFACMGNHDYFTDGERFVQALERQGLTVLRNRGVVVKRGNASLYVAGVDDTWTSRHDLRRALAARPDGVPTVLLAHDPNLFPQAQARQIELTLSGHTHGGQLAVPGVRGLSLARFISRWTAGLYRQGRSWLYVNRGAGTTGPPVRLGAPAELAVITLRRA; encoded by the coding sequence ATGTCCAGCCATCCCCCTCCCCTGGGCCGACTCCAGGTCCTCACCATCCTCTTCGTCGCCGTGATCCAGTTGCCCGCGGTGCTGTGGGCCTGCGGGGTCACCCACTCGCCCCTGCCAGCGCTGGGGGCGGTGCTGGTGTCCCTGCCCTATCTGCGTCACCTCCAGACGCCCTGGCAGTCCACGAGCCCCGCGCGCATGGCCTACCTGACGCTGGGCTGGTGGTCGGCGTGTCTTGTGTTCGGCGTGCTCCTGCTTCCCGCCACGCTGGCCATCCATGCGGGCCTGCCCCGCGCCTGGGTCTGGGGTGGGTGTGGCGTCATCGCGCTCGCCATGGGGGCGCACTCGGTGCTCGGCCGGCCCCGGCTGCGACGGCTCGTGGTGCGGGTGGAAGGACTCGCCCCCGAGTTGGACGGCTACCGCATCGGGCAGATCTCCGACGTGCACTGCGGCCCCTATGTCCCCGAGAGCCGCGTGGCCACCTGGGTCGCCCGCCTCAATGCCCTCGACGTCGACCTGATGTCCGTCACGGGAGACCTCATCACCCAGGGCTCCTCGCACGTCGAGGCGGTCTCCCGGGCGCTCGGCGGGCTGCGTGCCCGGGATGGCGTGTTCGCCTGCATGGGCAATCACGACTACTTCACGGATGGGGAGCGCTTCGTCCAGGCGCTGGAGCGGCAAGGCCTGACCGTGCTGCGCAACCGCGGCGTGGTGGTGAAACGGGGCAACGCGAGCCTGTACGTCGCGGGGGTGGACGACACCTGGACCTCGCGCCACGACCTGCGGCGGGCCCTCGCGGCGCGGCCGGACGGGGTGCCCACGGTGCTGCTCGCGCATGACCCCAACCTGTTTCCCCAGGCCCAGGCCCGCCAGATCGAGCTGACGCTCTCGGGCCACACCCACGGCGGGCAGCTCGCGGTGCCGGGCGTGCGCGGCCTGTCCCTGGCCCGGTTCATCAGCCGGTGGACGGCGGGGCTTTACCGGCAGGGCCGCTCGTGGCTGTACGTGAACCGCGGCGCGGGCACCACCGGGCCGCCGGTGCGGCTGGGCGCTCCGGCGGAGCTGGCCGTCATCACCCTGCGCCGGGCGTGA
- a CDS encoding GFA family protein produces MSGLKKYTGGCHCGKVAYEVSANLDNVISCNCSICQKRGMLLTFVPPEQFVLQKGDEKALTDYQFNKKVIHHLFCPECGVESFATGSTPDGKRMYAINVRCLEDVDLAALKPQPVDGRRF; encoded by the coding sequence ATGTCGGGATTGAAGAAGTACACGGGCGGCTGTCACTGCGGGAAGGTCGCGTACGAAGTGAGCGCGAACCTGGACAACGTCATCTCCTGCAACTGCAGCATCTGCCAGAAGCGGGGAATGCTGCTCACCTTCGTGCCCCCAGAGCAGTTCGTGCTCCAGAAGGGCGACGAGAAGGCGCTCACCGATTACCAGTTCAACAAGAAGGTCATCCACCACCTGTTCTGCCCGGAGTGCGGCGTGGAGTCGTTCGCCACGGGGAGCACGCCGGACGGAAAGAGGATGTATGCCATCAACGTGCGGTGCCTGGAGGACGTGGACCTCGCCGCCCTCAAGCCCCAGCCCGTCGACGGCCGGCGCTTCTAG
- a CDS encoding YecA family protein yields the protein MFSKERQTAIEQLEQLASQVNAEQLFTACFLHLGIRPLDGESLLTVAEKPLSLELLAYWLYPKFSASARQGMPSCIQIEECLESIHALAKTEGLSNIDHTPVPEGQPQGDDTFELSAYMKLHSTYLRGSAYAEQTAEEIRATQGRFEEWFKRRAGIGPSRAVELVLAIGSTEERALRAVLSVGRSSQATSQEQQLSQFESQCRIFDAMAQAAVRELPVAMSSIDPALAVSREEWLALGRLIGCTQEARRFMKHVQEIARHPLYVLSEDRFLLANVTSAFDELQAAYETLARADEKFYQKYQKHQANAIQQQVVNSLSNLFPPSAIFSTLDYPDPDHPASTTELDVLVDWPPFLFLIEVKAKQIRRQSALGDLVRLRSDLRSSIEDAFGQGLRALKYVQSTERPRFIERETRNPVEIDTSRMKRIYLMAVSQHDVSQLSAMLHRLHPMGLFREGEYPWALSVAILETITRFCPGPEVFAHYADRRIDGMRRSTVLRGDELEYFGFYLESRLIHVDSLLTSVMGESSYLALMGYQHQFDLAMSYQRGHVETPPNIKLNVPAEVRAILGELRRRDTPEDRWVAFCILSMTFGELKELADAFLHAKASPAPGPGFFSCATHRVEDLTISIVSTVDLVPELLKEPVQSSLSLDKYRQRTTRGIGFGLILRQNASYFECVAFIDAPWKYDSVMEELLKAEEAADPTPRSYRPGRNSPCPCGSGKKYKHCCITRR from the coding sequence ATGTTCTCCAAGGAGCGGCAGACGGCAATCGAGCAGTTGGAACAGCTCGCGTCGCAGGTCAACGCGGAGCAGCTGTTCACAGCATGCTTCCTTCATCTGGGGATTCGCCCGCTGGACGGAGAATCCCTCCTCACCGTGGCGGAAAAGCCCCTGTCGCTTGAGCTGCTCGCCTACTGGCTATACCCGAAGTTCAGTGCGTCGGCGCGGCAAGGCATGCCCTCCTGCATTCAAATCGAAGAATGCCTCGAGTCAATCCATGCGCTCGCCAAGACGGAGGGCCTCTCGAATATTGACCACACGCCAGTCCCTGAGGGACAGCCGCAAGGTGACGATACGTTCGAACTGTCCGCCTACATGAAGCTCCACTCGACCTACCTGCGCGGTTCGGCGTATGCCGAGCAGACCGCCGAGGAGATCCGGGCAACCCAGGGCAGGTTCGAGGAGTGGTTCAAGAGGAGGGCGGGGATAGGCCCGTCACGTGCCGTAGAGCTGGTCTTGGCAATCGGAAGCACGGAGGAACGAGCCCTGAGGGCCGTGCTCTCCGTCGGGCGATCCTCGCAGGCCACGTCGCAGGAGCAGCAGCTCAGCCAATTCGAGAGTCAGTGTCGCATCTTCGATGCTATGGCTCAGGCCGCCGTTCGAGAGCTGCCCGTGGCCATGTCATCCATTGACCCGGCCCTAGCCGTCTCCCGCGAGGAATGGCTGGCCCTGGGACGGCTGATCGGGTGCACGCAGGAAGCCCGGCGGTTCATGAAACATGTCCAGGAAATTGCGAGACACCCCCTCTACGTGCTCTCGGAGGACAGGTTCCTGCTTGCCAACGTCACGAGTGCGTTTGACGAATTGCAGGCGGCATATGAGACGCTCGCCAGAGCCGATGAAAAGTTCTACCAAAAATATCAGAAGCACCAAGCCAATGCCATCCAGCAGCAGGTCGTGAATAGCCTGAGCAATCTGTTCCCACCGTCCGCCATCTTCTCGACGCTCGACTATCCGGACCCCGACCATCCTGCGAGCACCACGGAGCTGGATGTCCTCGTCGACTGGCCCCCCTTCCTGTTCTTGATCGAGGTGAAGGCCAAGCAGATCCGGCGACAGTCCGCGCTGGGAGACCTGGTGAGGCTGCGCTCCGACTTGAGGAGCTCCATCGAGGATGCATTCGGACAGGGACTCCGCGCCCTGAAGTACGTACAGTCCACCGAGCGTCCACGCTTCATCGAGAGGGAAACCCGAAATCCGGTTGAGATAGATACCTCCAGGATGAAGAGGATCTATTTGATGGCTGTCTCTCAGCATGACGTCAGCCAACTGAGCGCCATGCTTCACCGGCTTCATCCCATGGGCCTGTTCCGCGAAGGTGAATACCCATGGGCGCTCTCGGTCGCGATCCTTGAGACCATCACCCGCTTTTGTCCCGGGCCCGAGGTGTTCGCGCACTACGCAGATCGGCGTATCGATGGAATGCGCCGGTCGACGGTATTGCGCGGGGACGAGCTGGAGTATTTCGGATTCTATCTTGAGTCGAGATTGATCCATGTCGACTCGCTGCTCACGTCGGTGATGGGGGAGTCCTCCTATCTGGCCCTCATGGGCTATCAGCACCAGTTCGACTTGGCCATGTCCTACCAGCGAGGGCATGTCGAGACTCCGCCGAACATCAAACTCAACGTGCCAGCCGAGGTGCGCGCGATCCTGGGGGAGCTGAGGCGGCGAGACACTCCAGAAGACAGGTGGGTTGCATTCTGCATCCTGTCCATGACCTTCGGGGAGTTGAAGGAACTAGCAGATGCCTTCCTGCATGCCAAAGCCTCCCCAGCCCCTGGGCCTGGGTTCTTCAGTTGCGCTACCCATCGCGTGGAGGACCTGACGATCTCCATCGTCTCGACGGTGGACCTGGTCCCCGAGTTACTGAAGGAGCCTGTTCAGTCTAGCCTCTCTCTGGATAAGTACCGGCAGAGAACGACCAGGGGAATAGGCTTCGGGCTCATCCTGCGGCAGAACGCTTCGTATTTCGAGTGCGTAGCGTTCATCGACGCTCCATGGAAGTACGATTCAGTCATGGAGGAGTTGTTGAAGGCTGAAGAGGCCGCGGACCCGACGCCCAGATCCTACCGACCCGGCCGGAACTCTCCGTGTCCGTGTGGGAGTGGAAAGAAATACAAGCACTGCTGTATAACCAGGCGGTAG